In the genome of Coraliomargarita algicola, one region contains:
- a CDS encoding arylsulfatase has translation MKCLLLAFSMLATVAAHAADKPNIIYILADDLGYGDVQALNPEHGKIPTPGMDRLAAEGMVFTDAHTSSSVCTPTRYGVMTGRYNWRSRLQSGVLFGFDQPLIAPDRLTVPALLKAQGYKTAMIGKWHLGLGIRKPDGTPTRGKAAPVDGVDWSARIEGGPFDLGFDSWYGIAASLDMPPYIWIENDRFVGECTTVKAFHRKGPAHADFEAVDVLDTIGNKSAEFIAEQSKDQPFFVYIPLTSPHAPIIPSKKWQGKSELGSYGDFVIQTDAIVAQITNAVDAAGLAENTIIIVTSDNGCSKVADIDALKAQGHYPNANFRGSKSDIWDGGHRVPFIVRWPAAVEAGSTSDEIICLTDLMATAADLTGAQLPDNAGEDSVSFAPALKGEPIVSERKGIVHHSVSGQFAYRSGKWKILLTQASGGWTKEQMAVNAPAQLYDMEADPEEQNNLYHSQPELFERLVAQLQSDVQRGRSTAGPKQANDVDKINLRRGVK, from the coding sequence ATGAAATGCCTACTCCTAGCCTTTTCCATGTTGGCGACTGTGGCGGCCCATGCTGCAGACAAGCCCAATATCATTTACATCCTGGCCGATGATCTCGGCTATGGCGATGTGCAGGCCTTGAATCCCGAGCATGGCAAAATTCCTACGCCGGGGATGGATCGCCTCGCAGCAGAGGGCATGGTGTTTACCGATGCGCATACCAGTTCGTCGGTCTGCACGCCCACGCGCTACGGCGTGATGACGGGGCGCTACAACTGGCGCTCCCGTTTACAAAGTGGGGTATTGTTTGGATTCGATCAGCCGCTTATTGCACCGGATCGTTTAACGGTGCCTGCTCTGCTGAAAGCACAAGGCTACAAGACGGCCATGATTGGTAAATGGCACCTGGGCCTAGGGATTCGCAAGCCGGACGGCACGCCCACGAGAGGCAAGGCCGCTCCGGTGGATGGGGTCGATTGGAGCGCTCGCATTGAGGGGGGACCATTCGATCTTGGCTTTGATTCTTGGTATGGCATCGCTGCTTCGCTCGATATGCCACCTTACATCTGGATTGAAAACGACCGTTTCGTCGGTGAGTGCACCACGGTCAAAGCCTTCCACCGTAAAGGACCGGCACATGCCGATTTCGAGGCTGTGGACGTGCTGGATACGATTGGCAATAAGTCCGCCGAGTTCATCGCTGAGCAAAGTAAGGATCAGCCCTTCTTCGTGTATATCCCGCTCACCTCACCGCATGCACCGATCATTCCCTCCAAAAAGTGGCAGGGAAAGAGTGAGCTCGGGAGCTATGGCGATTTTGTGATACAGACCGACGCGATTGTTGCGCAAATCACCAACGCTGTCGATGCGGCAGGGCTGGCTGAGAACACCATCATTATTGTGACCAGCGATAACGGCTGTTCCAAGGTGGCCGACATCGATGCCTTAAAAGCACAGGGCCACTATCCAAACGCAAACTTCCGTGGTTCAAAATCCGACATTTGGGACGGCGGGCATCGTGTGCCCTTCATCGTGCGCTGGCCCGCAGCTGTGGAAGCTGGCTCGACCAGCGACGAGATCATTTGCCTGACCGACCTGATGGCGACCGCTGCCGATTTGACTGGTGCCCAATTGCCCGACAATGCAGGCGAGGACAGTGTCAGCTTCGCGCCCGCACTGAAAGGGGAGCCAATCGTCTCTGAGCGTAAAGGGATCGTGCATCACTCTGTGAGTGGTCAGTTCGCCTATCGTTCGGGCAAGTGGAAGATCCTCTTAACTCAAGCATCCGGTGGATGGACCAAGGAACAAATGGCCGTCAATGCGCCCGCGCAGCTTTACGATATGGAGGCCGACCCAGAGGAGCAGAACAATCTCTATCACAGTCAGCCGGAGCTGTTCGAGCGCTTGGTCGCTCAGTTGCAGTCCGATGTGCAGCGCGGTCGTAGCACAGCGGGGCCGAAGCAGGCAAACGATGTTGATAAGATCAATCTTCGAAGAGGAGTGAAATGA
- a CDS encoding PEP-CTERM sorting domain-containing protein (PEP-CTERM proteins occur, often in large numbers, in the proteomes of bacteria that also encode an exosortase, a predicted intramembrane cysteine proteinase. The presence of a PEP-CTERM domain at a protein's C-terminus predicts cleavage within the sorting domain, followed by covalent anchoring to some some component of the (usually Gram-negative) cell surface. Many PEP-CTERM proteins exhibit an unusual sequence composition that includes large numbers of potential glycosylation sites. Expression of one such protein has been shown restore the ability of a bacterium to form floc, a type of biofilm.), whose amino-acid sequence MKRTLLTLSAGMLLAGAAQAATISFADLDNSSGTGANNLNVGGSKADLTVVRSLTGGDYLINISYTGADYDGDFSNDTLSYTVRVSGMSGNTVSSSLISYGTGTSGEVALDGSDADVGEAVSGTWDLFGVGNNMASGETLIFTVENISVDVAGYTGTFDGFSDFTAQSSGASEALSVVGTGTGLVENYTGTSTNYAGLSETTLIVSSANPGSNSWGVRYLDYSFTVIPEPSSYALLAGMLGLSYVMLRRREA is encoded by the coding sequence ATGAAAAGAACACTACTGACTCTAAGCGCAGGCATGCTGCTGGCAGGTGCTGCACAGGCGGCGACCATTTCGTTTGCTGACCTGGATAATTCAAGTGGGACTGGCGCCAACAACTTAAACGTTGGCGGATCTAAGGCCGACTTGACTGTGGTGAGATCGCTCACAGGTGGCGATTACCTAATAAATATCAGCTACACTGGTGCGGATTATGACGGGGATTTCTCCAACGACACGCTGTCTTATACCGTCCGGGTATCGGGCATGTCTGGAAACACCGTCAGCTCATCACTAATTTCATATGGGACTGGCACCAGTGGCGAAGTCGCACTTGACGGTAGCGATGCCGATGTGGGTGAAGCTGTTAGTGGAACTTGGGATCTGTTCGGTGTAGGAAACAATATGGCTAGCGGTGAAACGTTAATCTTCACTGTCGAAAATATTTCAGTCGATGTCGCTGGTTATACTGGGACCTTTGATGGTTTCAGTGATTTTACGGCGCAGTCGTCCGGCGCTAGTGAAGCTTTGAGTGTCGTGGGAACTGGCACAGGATTGGTTGAGAACTATACCGGTACTTCCACTAACTACGCTGGTCTTTCTGAAACCACACTCATCGTTTCTTCTGCCAACCCTGGGTCAAATAGCTGGGGCGTCCGGTATCTGGATTACAGCTTCACTGTGATTCCCGAGCCTAGCAGCTATGCCCTGCTCGCTGGCATGCTTGGCTTGAGCTATGTTATGCTTCGTCGTCGAGAAGCTTAA
- a CDS encoding right-handed parallel beta-helix repeat-containing protein, translated as MVTSLAQAGNQAVYYVDPDLGSDLGAGTLGSPFQTIEQARDTVRSINSNMTGDIVVYLRGGVYSLRDTLMLDERDSGTNGYRVVYRNYPQEEPIITGGQPISGWTDVGGGIYAASADSMAFNQLSVNSQPAQRARHPNDGSPYKILSNYDANQQIRINASEIEDWSHLNRVQMVIASSFTSCRLRIESFEIVNDKAVVTPMYPERAAYWGWLEGPLDGTPSYYFENHIEFLDTPGEWFLDLDTDTVYYMPMADQDMATAHVYAPQLEQLLHVEDAENITFFGLTFEHAAWLEPMSQGMVQRQGSMQVLATYDDETEQWSTKQFNVVPVATYFKRINNVRIERCAFTKMGAAAMGFDTGTSNNTVVGNVFSEIAESAIIYDMDNYRWATGDDLSTQDTFDSNYFFRIGTLYFGGTGLFAFWPDQITITHNEFSHINGLGMNIGWGATYDTVATKQAVVTHNRMHDNSLLARDSGAIHTKSDQSGALYSQNWIYNITPRSWWDTGPERYSHGIYLDDNSENTTVSSNVFMNIHATNESGTVVDGDIKVKGYNHTLIDNTSQDQSIKDESGIRAEYIDIKKFWRGGAIGRDLEPAEAYTGAVPDLGVLFDDTFDSLDVGEQAVGYTYSVSAASSIGVVAVPGNGSYSVRLRDSDSSNSLGASMSRSIEAQAGVVACSFRMKAGQTSNSMFFKLTDAAGHKACYVGFSGNGKLRYFYQNGSFTDIASYTSGTWYTFRIEADVRKQAFSVWIDDELVLGESLFFEPTDPLTTLEFANTFKTGFFDLDYLSVESDSVASSLVTAHGTPYAWLDQQYDTTDWIASDYETQDLSDDDHDGAMAWEEYQASTNPRDSNSALKVLACAATGNRFSFSWKTQRDRNYSIQSSANLLPESWTEVANPAFVDMPGSGGLEQFSADTEGGSLFYRIFVE; from the coding sequence GTGGTCACCAGCCTAGCGCAGGCGGGTAACCAAGCAGTCTACTATGTCGATCCTGACTTAGGCTCAGATCTCGGTGCGGGGACCCTCGGTTCTCCTTTTCAAACGATAGAACAGGCACGAGACACGGTTCGCTCGATTAACAGCAACATGACGGGGGACATCGTCGTTTATTTACGCGGCGGTGTGTATTCGTTGCGTGACACCCTGATGCTGGATGAGCGGGATTCGGGGACGAACGGGTATCGAGTGGTCTATAGGAATTACCCGCAAGAAGAACCCATCATCACCGGCGGTCAACCGATCAGTGGATGGACGGATGTCGGTGGCGGGATCTATGCGGCAAGTGCCGATTCCATGGCTTTTAATCAGTTGTCGGTGAACAGCCAGCCGGCACAGCGCGCGCGGCATCCGAATGACGGTTCGCCTTACAAGATCCTTAGTAATTACGACGCGAATCAGCAGATCCGGATTAATGCGAGTGAGATCGAAGACTGGAGCCATCTCAACCGAGTGCAAATGGTGATCGCCAGCTCTTTTACCTCATGCCGTTTGAGGATTGAGAGCTTCGAAATCGTCAATGATAAAGCTGTGGTCACTCCTATGTATCCCGAGCGTGCCGCTTATTGGGGCTGGCTGGAGGGGCCGTTGGATGGCACGCCTTCCTATTATTTTGAAAACCATATCGAATTTTTGGATACACCGGGGGAGTGGTTTCTGGACCTGGATACGGACACCGTTTACTACATGCCGATGGCCGATCAGGACATGGCGACTGCGCATGTGTATGCGCCCCAATTGGAACAACTGCTGCATGTCGAAGACGCTGAAAATATCACCTTCTTTGGTCTGACCTTTGAACATGCCGCGTGGTTGGAGCCGATGAGCCAAGGCATGGTGCAACGCCAAGGCAGTATGCAAGTGCTGGCCACCTACGATGACGAGACTGAGCAGTGGTCGACGAAGCAGTTTAATGTCGTGCCGGTCGCGACGTATTTTAAGCGGATCAATAATGTCCGTATCGAACGCTGTGCATTCACCAAGATGGGAGCTGCCGCAATGGGCTTTGATACGGGCACATCCAACAATACGGTGGTCGGCAATGTGTTTTCAGAAATTGCTGAATCCGCGATCATTTATGATATGGACAACTATCGTTGGGCCACTGGCGATGACCTTTCTACACAGGATACTTTCGACTCCAACTATTTCTTCCGTATCGGCACTCTCTACTTTGGGGGGACCGGACTGTTTGCCTTTTGGCCGGATCAGATCACGATCACTCATAACGAGTTTTCACACATCAATGGACTCGGCATGAATATCGGCTGGGGAGCCACCTATGACACCGTAGCCACCAAGCAAGCTGTGGTGACGCACAATCGAATGCATGACAACTCGCTTCTCGCGCGTGACAGTGGTGCTATACATACGAAGAGCGATCAGAGCGGTGCGCTGTATAGTCAAAATTGGATTTATAACATCACTCCACGGAGTTGGTGGGATACGGGGCCGGAGCGCTATAGTCATGGCATCTATCTTGATGATAATTCGGAAAATACGACGGTCAGTTCAAATGTGTTTATGAACATCCATGCCACGAATGAGAGCGGTACTGTCGTGGACGGGGATATTAAAGTGAAAGGATACAACCACACTTTGATTGATAATACTTCTCAGGATCAAAGCATCAAAGATGAGTCAGGCATTCGCGCCGAATACATTGATATCAAAAAGTTTTGGCGCGGCGGTGCCATCGGTCGCGACCTAGAGCCCGCTGAGGCATATACGGGCGCAGTCCCCGATCTAGGAGTCTTGTTTGATGACACATTCGACTCACTCGACGTGGGCGAGCAAGCTGTTGGTTATACTTACAGCGTCAGTGCTGCGTCATCGATTGGGGTGGTCGCCGTTCCAGGAAACGGGAGTTACAGTGTGCGGCTCAGAGACAGTGATTCTAGTAATAGTTTGGGTGCCTCGATGAGTCGATCCATTGAGGCACAGGCTGGGGTGGTCGCTTGCAGCTTTCGTATGAAGGCGGGGCAAACGAGTAATAGCATGTTCTTTAAACTGACTGATGCCGCGGGGCATAAAGCCTGCTATGTCGGATTTTCAGGCAACGGCAAGCTGCGGTATTTTTACCAGAACGGCAGCTTCACCGACATTGCTAGTTATACCAGCGGCACATGGTATACATTCCGCATCGAAGCCGATGTCAGAAAACAAGCTTTCAGTGTGTGGATCGATGATGAGTTGGTTCTGGGCGAGAGCCTGTTTTTTGAGCCGACCGATCCTCTCACGACCTTGGAATTTGCGAACACATTTAAAACCGGATTCTTCGACCTCGATTATCTTAGCGTCGAAAGTGACAGTGTCGCATCGAGTCTTGTGACTGCTCATGGCACGCCATATGCATGGTTGGATCAACAATACGATACGACTGACTGGATTGCGTCGGATTACGAAACGCAGGATCTCAGCGATGACGATCATGATGGAGCGATGGCGTGGGAGGAATATCAAGCCAGCACCAATCCTCGCGACAGCAACAGTGCGCTGAAAGTGCTCGCATGCGCCGCAACAGGAAATCGCTTCTCGTTCTCTTGGAAAACTCAGCGCGATCGGAATTATTCCATCCAATCTTCGGCAAACTTGCTGCCTGAGAGTTGGACCGAGGTGGCGAATCCTGCATTCGTCGACATGCCTGGCAGTGGGGGACTTGAGCAGTTTTCTGCGGATACAGAGGGTGGTTCGCTGTTTTATCGCATTTTCGTCGAGTGA
- a CDS encoding alpha-L-fucosidase: protein MKKGTSLLLLAFLALSTISSPADQTDDSHMEWWREARYGMFIHWGLYSIAGGEWKGKDYGKEQGGASAEWLMNSAKIPGKEYRETLAPQFNPTDFDAKEWVSLAKEAGMKYMVITSKHHDGFCLFDTDATDYNVMDATPFKRDIIKELSEECAKQGIKFGVYYSQFKDWYHRSRGKGNPGTLTNDEYLALVEKNLDELLSNYGDMAVLWFDVGGNNVVEADAQGARVRELQPDSVICSRLYSRKVPVDQQKYADFNSLPDRLLPAERMTVDSETCMTMRHNWGYDRTDDAWKSEKDIVEFLALCAARGVNLLLNVGPDPKGNILPEETERLLAAGKWMEVNGESIYGTTASPVDYDFWWGAMTQKGQTLYLHVLEWKPEGIEFNGIVGKPAKAYFLADAERKALPVTYDANGHLTKIEVPAEAPDFRNTVIAVEYEAPIVADADSEGKYHWYTTRSKRHTEIKNNAHAGKTKLLQAVKGARH from the coding sequence ATGAAAAAAGGAACCTCACTATTATTACTCGCGTTTCTAGCGCTCTCAACTATCTCCTCGCCTGCAGACCAAACTGACGATTCTCACATGGAGTGGTGGCGCGAAGCGCGCTACGGTATGTTTATCCACTGGGGGCTGTATTCCATCGCCGGTGGTGAATGGAAGGGCAAGGATTACGGCAAAGAACAGGGCGGTGCCAGTGCGGAATGGCTGATGAATAGCGCGAAAATTCCGGGCAAGGAATACCGTGAGACCTTGGCGCCGCAATTCAACCCGACCGATTTCGATGCGAAAGAGTGGGTCTCTCTGGCCAAGGAAGCGGGCATGAAATACATGGTCATCACTTCCAAGCACCATGATGGTTTCTGTCTGTTCGATACCGATGCGACGGATTACAACGTGATGGATGCCACGCCGTTTAAGCGCGACATCATTAAGGAACTTTCCGAGGAGTGCGCGAAGCAGGGCATCAAATTTGGGGTCTATTATTCCCAGTTCAAAGACTGGTATCATCGCTCACGGGGCAAGGGAAATCCCGGGACGCTGACCAACGATGAGTATCTCGCTCTGGTTGAAAAGAATTTGGACGAACTGCTCTCGAACTACGGCGACATGGCCGTGTTGTGGTTCGACGTTGGTGGCAACAATGTCGTCGAAGCCGATGCACAAGGCGCGCGGGTGCGTGAGCTTCAGCCGGACTCTGTCATCTGCAGTCGCCTCTACAGTCGCAAGGTGCCAGTGGACCAACAAAAATACGCTGACTTCAATTCGCTGCCAGATCGTTTGCTTCCCGCCGAGCGCATGACGGTTGATTCCGAAACTTGCATGACTATGCGTCACAACTGGGGCTACGATCGCACCGACGACGCCTGGAAAAGTGAGAAGGACATTGTCGAGTTCCTCGCACTCTGTGCCGCCCGTGGAGTGAATTTGCTCTTAAACGTGGGGCCGGATCCCAAGGGTAACATTCTCCCGGAAGAAACCGAGCGCTTGTTGGCTGCGGGCAAGTGGATGGAAGTGAACGGTGAATCGATCTACGGCACCACTGCGTCACCCGTCGACTACGACTTCTGGTGGGGCGCGATGACGCAGAAGGGGCAGACGCTCTACCTGCACGTTTTGGAGTGGAAGCCGGAAGGCATTGAGTTCAACGGTATCGTGGGCAAGCCCGCGAAGGCTTACTTCCTCGCAGATGCGGAGCGCAAAGCGCTTCCAGTGACTTACGATGCCAATGGGCACCTGACAAAAATTGAAGTGCCGGCTGAAGCGCCAGATTTCAGAAACACGGTCATTGCCGTGGAATATGAGGCCCCGATTGTTGCGGACGCAGATTCGGAAGGGAAGTATCATTGGTATACCACACGCAGTAAGCGTCATACGGAGATCAAAAACAATGCCCACGCTGGAAAAACTAAATTACTGCAAGCGGTCAAAGGCGCACGCCACTAA
- a CDS encoding LysR family transcriptional regulator, giving the protein MEIQQIRYFLAVAELRNFTRAAERCHVAQPSLSQQIKKLEQELGGALFHRMGRRILLTEQGELLESKAKTILLEHENAIQQVSDSFQCSRTVTLGAIMTIAPYLVPALLHKLTESECSSLRIEENFTETLIEKVRRGRLDFAIMSSPLKEPDLLVQVLGHERFLAVMPKEHPLNLRPGKVTLDELVREPFLELNNIHCAGKQIHEICRLSSGKRNTVFLSSQIETIRRLVLEGKGVTILPQMSLHGHDDMGIKEIEGMTLEREITLVQHPDRYLSKSAQELKDKLKAFTQQYLQAV; this is encoded by the coding sequence ATGGAAATCCAACAGATTCGTTACTTTCTCGCAGTGGCCGAGTTACGCAATTTTACCCGTGCAGCGGAGCGCTGTCATGTGGCACAACCTTCGCTCAGTCAGCAAATCAAAAAGCTGGAGCAGGAATTGGGCGGCGCTCTCTTTCACCGCATGGGCCGGCGCATTTTGCTCACCGAGCAAGGCGAACTCCTAGAATCCAAAGCTAAAACCATCCTTTTAGAGCACGAAAATGCGATTCAACAGGTGAGCGACTCCTTTCAATGCAGTCGCACCGTTACCTTAGGGGCGATTATGACAATTGCCCCCTATCTAGTTCCCGCGCTGCTACACAAGTTGACTGAGAGCGAATGCAGTTCACTACGGATTGAGGAAAATTTCACAGAAACCTTGATCGAAAAAGTGCGTCGCGGTCGGCTGGACTTCGCCATCATGTCTTCTCCGCTCAAGGAGCCCGACCTGCTGGTGCAAGTGCTGGGGCACGAACGCTTTCTCGCGGTGATGCCCAAGGAGCACCCGCTCAATTTGAGGCCCGGCAAAGTCACACTGGACGAACTCGTTCGCGAGCCCTTTCTTGAACTCAATAACATCCACTGCGCTGGCAAACAAATCCATGAAATCTGCCGTCTCAGTTCCGGTAAGCGCAACACCGTGTTTCTAAGTTCCCAGATCGAAACCATCCGTCGTCTCGTGCTGGAAGGCAAAGGTGTCACCATTCTACCCCAAATGTCGCTCCACGGACACGACGATATGGGTATCAAAGAAATCGAGGGGATGACGCTCGAACGCGAGATCACCCTAGTGCAACACCCCGACCGCTACCTCTCCAAGTCCGCGCAAGAGCTCAAAGATAAGCTCAAGGCCTTCACACAGCAGTATTTGCAAGCCGTGTAA
- a CDS encoding putative glycoside hydrolase has translation MYDFYRLVTVWFLLCCSIQVLAAVDSSGRNSHFWITVRPGAGSDSGSETELILANGYRSENLGSPRLSCQRGDEGSTRVYRITWTGNQLIDGPEADQLQFTLAMDPASSEPRLQSITVNGLTPERAGLVLESAFSKVTPRKLNDRRPPKGYFEIQGSLVLRDPTLRIEDPEHPFSDLRNGHNMGPTPYEPSSDAKLKHFPKFSWDKVPRGMLIRKSKPYTDQEIRAIAENYDLVVLEKANGAGFGNTSVGMKDTAARLKAINPDIKVLFYWNSRIFFGHYGIDDTITRHRDEWIDPDFVIRGRLPTYVRDNPDFLKWWVGCAEKMISDPAIDGTFVDKAGVPIYMLDALYQATPVDKLVMNNNSDARQRIGYVDGTYREGWTGGGNPDVIAETIAIARETGLNQKMQILRMPAKRVSNPRQLEDSLDSRLAIYLIYAEAYAYFYVQATVDATEPMWKWEASYADQLQRPLGKPLGPYMRDNYVYVRSFEHCDVYLNLNPGADTRILWKNNIGAPPLAGSGLSSTVDIYKLEGSGFIGGAADQFFYLSDAHYGDGGVKASVDTFVNSGANAKAGVMYRASLAADDTMVAVLRDPAGRMHMVYRPGKGANVVGLGSVDAPQKRFAMLVRQGDRFLGYCSSDESNWTPIGEVDLPMDEKIEMGMAIASQDDALAEVRISGFAQIETSNTRKHDLDDSDEE, from the coding sequence ATGTATGACTTTTATCGCCTTGTAACCGTTTGGTTCTTGCTTTGTTGTAGCATTCAGGTGCTGGCTGCGGTCGATTCGTCGGGGCGTAACAGTCATTTCTGGATTACCGTGCGTCCGGGCGCAGGGAGCGATTCCGGCAGCGAAACAGAGCTGATTCTCGCGAATGGTTATCGCAGCGAAAATCTGGGCTCACCTCGGCTTTCCTGTCAGCGGGGCGATGAGGGCTCGACCCGTGTCTATCGGATCACTTGGACCGGGAATCAGCTGATCGATGGGCCGGAGGCGGACCAGTTGCAATTCACGCTGGCGATGGATCCTGCATCTTCCGAGCCGAGACTGCAGTCGATTACCGTCAATGGACTCACGCCGGAGCGAGCCGGCCTGGTGCTGGAAAGTGCCTTCTCCAAAGTGACGCCGAGAAAATTGAACGACCGGCGGCCACCCAAGGGCTATTTTGAGATTCAAGGATCGCTCGTCTTGCGCGATCCGACCCTGCGCATCGAGGACCCCGAACATCCTTTTTCCGACCTGCGCAATGGGCATAACATGGGGCCGACGCCCTACGAGCCCAGTTCGGATGCGAAGTTGAAACACTTTCCAAAGTTTAGTTGGGACAAAGTGCCACGCGGCATGCTCATCCGGAAGAGCAAGCCTTACACGGATCAGGAGATCCGGGCCATCGCGGAGAATTATGATCTGGTGGTTTTGGAAAAGGCCAACGGCGCAGGCTTTGGTAATACGAGCGTAGGCATGAAGGATACGGCGGCCCGCCTTAAAGCCATCAATCCGGACATCAAGGTGCTCTTCTATTGGAACTCACGCATCTTTTTCGGGCACTACGGCATCGACGACACGATCACCCGGCACCGGGATGAGTGGATCGACCCCGACTTTGTCATCCGCGGACGGCTGCCCACCTATGTGCGGGACAATCCCGACTTCCTCAAGTGGTGGGTGGGCTGCGCCGAGAAAATGATCAGCGACCCCGCGATCGATGGCACCTTTGTCGATAAGGCAGGCGTGCCGATCTATATGCTCGATGCCCTGTATCAAGCGACCCCGGTCGATAAGCTGGTCATGAATAACAACTCCGATGCGCGGCAACGCATCGGCTATGTCGACGGCACCTACCGGGAGGGCTGGACCGGTGGCGGGAACCCGGATGTGATTGCCGAGACCATCGCGATCGCCCGCGAGACCGGGCTGAATCAGAAAATGCAGATTCTCCGCATGCCGGCAAAACGTGTGTCCAATCCGCGCCAGTTGGAAGACTCCTTGGATAGCCGTCTTGCGATCTATCTGATTTACGCCGAGGCGTATGCCTACTTTTACGTTCAGGCCACCGTCGATGCCACCGAGCCCATGTGGAAGTGGGAGGCCAGCTATGCCGACCAATTACAACGTCCCTTGGGCAAACCGCTCGGTCCCTACATGCGGGACAATTACGTCTATGTCCGCAGTTTTGAGCACTGTGATGTTTACCTGAACCTGAACCCCGGAGCGGACACGCGCATACTTTGGAAAAACAACATCGGCGCGCCGCCACTTGCTGGCAGCGGCCTCTCTAGCACGGTGGATATCTATAAACTGGAAGGCAGCGGATTCATCGGCGGTGCAGCGGACCAATTCTTTTATCTATCCGACGCTCATTATGGCGACGGTGGCGTGAAGGCTTCCGTCGATACTTTTGTTAACTCGGGTGCCAATGCCAAGGCCGGTGTCATGTATCGCGCCTCATTAGCCGCGGACGACACCATGGTCGCTGTCCTGCGCGATCCCGCGGGCCGCATGCACATGGTCTATCGCCCCGGCAAAGGCGCGAACGTCGTCGGCCTCGGCTCGGTCGATGCCCCGCAGAAACGCTTCGCCATGCTAGTGCGACAAGGCGACCGCTTTCTCGGCTACTGTTCATCCGACGAAAGCAATTGGACCCCCATCGGTGAAGTGGACTTGCCCATGGATGAGAAGATTGAGATGGGCATGGCCATCGCCTCTCAGGACGATGCCTTAGCCGAAGTGCGCATCAGTGGGTTCGCTCAGATCGAAACCTCCAATACCCGCAAACACGACTTGGATGATTCGGACGAAGAATAG